In Saccharolobus solfataricus, a genomic segment contains:
- a CDS encoding B12-binding domain-containing radical SAM protein yields MNTFYSRKVKYNIMAWEIILTADKGSFTDYGGSSVLGYVACMPSRLIPKFFMDRFFTPDVPVDSEGRAIVAPYALRKVESTLVHAGFDSVVVIPPHRLEKAINQKTKVVGLTVHDPFGLNPVSFKLSMIFGGGPTWTAKYFEEFGEKISKLKSKYNFKVIVGGPGSWELTKENKDWADVIFIGEAEADLPRVVKSIIDGQEVPKVVYGKNPKVNEIPPIINPARLGEVQITRGCPRGCQFCPITPETFRTIPLDVVKKEVEVNMRAGVKRVEFITDDVLLYGSQKLRVNHEAITKLFTETMNMGVDGIWFPHISAPAVRSSPQTVKAMSEIARYDEDRAAAPVVGLESGSEKILSKYMRAKPFPWTPREWKDVILDATAIMNDNYIYPCYTMTIGYPEETNEDVDQSIDLVQSIIDHKLKAWIFPLPVIPMGVSYIRNNPFPVLEKMPTRYWDVLYISWKYDLQITREMIPILTGGIKNKFAQRTVQYMIDKIFYSIEWVFKQLKETQGKYAYTFASINLNNTTGVIKAIYWLFRLAFKPL; encoded by the coding sequence ATGAATACTTTTTATAGTAGGAAAGTAAAATATAATATTATGGCATGGGAGATCATATTAACCGCGGATAAAGGGTCTTTTACAGATTATGGGGGTTCAAGTGTATTAGGTTATGTAGCTTGCATGCCATCAAGACTAATACCCAAATTCTTTATGGATAGATTCTTCACTCCAGATGTCCCAGTGGATTCTGAAGGAAGAGCAATAGTAGCACCGTACGCTCTTAGAAAAGTAGAAAGTACGCTTGTTCATGCGGGATTCGATAGCGTTGTAGTAATACCTCCGCACAGACTAGAGAAAGCAATAAACCAGAAGACTAAAGTAGTGGGATTAACAGTTCATGATCCCTTTGGCCTAAATCCAGTTAGCTTTAAGTTAAGTATGATATTTGGAGGTGGTCCTACATGGACAGCCAAATATTTCGAAGAATTTGGAGAAAAGATCTCGAAGCTTAAGTCAAAGTATAATTTTAAAGTAATAGTAGGTGGGCCAGGGAGCTGGGAGTTAACCAAGGAGAATAAGGATTGGGCAGATGTTATATTCATAGGAGAAGCTGAAGCAGATCTACCACGAGTTGTAAAATCCATAATTGATGGACAAGAAGTCCCTAAAGTTGTCTATGGCAAGAATCCAAAGGTAAATGAAATACCACCAATAATAAACCCTGCAAGACTAGGGGAAGTTCAAATAACCAGAGGATGTCCAAGAGGATGTCAATTCTGTCCAATAACCCCTGAAACCTTTAGAACGATACCATTAGACGTTGTGAAGAAGGAAGTTGAAGTTAACATGAGGGCTGGTGTAAAGAGGGTTGAATTTATAACTGATGATGTCCTACTGTACGGTTCACAGAAGTTGAGGGTAAATCACGAAGCTATTACAAAGTTGTTTACCGAAACCATGAATATGGGAGTAGATGGGATATGGTTTCCACATATCTCTGCCCCAGCTGTTAGAAGTAGTCCACAAACAGTAAAGGCTATGTCTGAGATTGCAAGATATGATGAGGATAGAGCTGCTGCTCCAGTGGTTGGACTAGAGAGTGGAAGTGAGAAGATACTAAGTAAGTACATGAGAGCAAAGCCATTCCCTTGGACTCCTAGAGAGTGGAAAGATGTCATACTTGATGCGACTGCGATAATGAACGATAATTACATCTATCCTTGTTACACTATGACAATAGGTTATCCAGAGGAGACAAATGAAGATGTTGATCAATCAATTGATTTAGTTCAGTCCATAATTGATCATAAACTTAAAGCTTGGATATTCCCATTGCCGGTCATACCTATGGGAGTTTCTTATATAAGAAATAATCCATTTCCAGTGTTAGAAAAAATGCCCACCAGATATTGGGATGTACTATACATATCGTGGAAATACGATTTACAGATAACGAGAGAGATGATACCAATTCTCACTGGAGGTATCAAGAACAAATTCGCTCAAAGGACTGTCCAATACATGATAGACAAAATATTCTACAGCATTGAATGGGTATTTAAACAACTAAAAGAGACACAAGGGAAATATGCGTACACTTTCGCAAGTATCAATCTCAATAACACGACGGGAGTGATAAAGGCGATCTACTGGTTATTCAGGTTAGCCTTTAAACCTCTTTGA
- a CDS encoding metallopeptidase TldD-related protein, producing MRKLKREAYKLNNIKMLQQDVKYSEEVIEAEFSVEGYSLIDYKRSYTLSRALVNGKWIVYDGNRLESSQKIKEFEICEDFYHESVKAWPNKEKYSRLFTNIKLNEDDQLKVISKKISKSILIHDVKECREEKVVNYVEYNDLNFSYAGNPKDIPSIVEYLRASQSQLTSPSRQVLTESGRLTFILDSEIVASIFHYVLRNFLNGNSPKLKLNEKISSEITIYDNPLNSFSSSFSVFDDEGVKTKKKEIIGDGIITNYLGTLTSKYGEAGNARGILPKPDYFSLEVKQGDWSLNELIDESRGAYIAMGVKKSELIRNSIRITPRSVVKIGQGQIFFREIAIPLQELVTIDAVTRENRGVFIDEEHGGVTPYVRMKVRAILY from the coding sequence GTGAGAAAGTTAAAAAGGGAGGCATATAAATTAAATAATATTAAGATGTTACAGCAAGATGTTAAATATTCTGAAGAAGTGATAGAGGCTGAATTTTCAGTTGAAGGGTATAGCCTCATCGATTATAAAAGATCTTATACGTTAAGTCGAGCTTTAGTTAATGGTAAATGGATAGTTTATGATGGTAACAGATTAGAGAGTAGTCAAAAAATAAAGGAGTTTGAAATTTGTGAAGACTTTTATCATGAATCAGTGAAGGCGTGGCCGAATAAGGAAAAGTATTCCAGACTCTTCACTAATATTAAATTAAATGAAGATGACCAACTAAAAGTTATAAGCAAGAAAATTTCAAAGTCTATCTTAATTCACGATGTTAAGGAGTGCCGCGAAGAAAAAGTAGTAAACTATGTAGAGTATAACGATTTAAATTTCTCATATGCTGGTAACCCTAAAGATATACCGTCAATTGTAGAATATTTAAGGGCAAGTCAGTCCCAACTTACTTCTCCATCTAGACAAGTCTTAACTGAGAGTGGCAGACTAACTTTCATATTAGATTCTGAAATAGTAGCCTCCATTTTCCATTACGTTCTTAGGAATTTTTTAAATGGTAACTCACCTAAGTTGAAATTAAATGAAAAAATATCAAGTGAAATTACAATTTATGATAATCCATTAAATTCATTCTCCTCATCCTTTTCAGTCTTTGATGATGAGGGAGTAAAAACAAAGAAGAAAGAGATTATTGGAGATGGGATAATTACAAATTATTTAGGAACACTTACTTCAAAGTACGGTGAAGCAGGGAACGCACGAGGTATTTTACCAAAACCAGATTATTTCTCCTTAGAAGTAAAGCAAGGAGACTGGTCTCTTAATGAACTAATTGATGAAAGTAGAGGGGCGTACATTGCCATGGGTGTTAAGAAGTCGGAATTAATACGTAATAGTATTAGAATAACTCCGAGAAGTGTAGTTAAAATAGGCCAAGGACAAATATTCTTTAGGGAGATTGCAATTCCACTTCAAGAACTGGTTACAATTGATGCTGTTACTAGAGAGAATAGAGGGGTATTTATTGACGAGGAACATGGAGGTGTAACTCCATACGTAAGAATGAAGGTAAGAGCGATATTGTACTAA
- a CDS encoding class I SAM-dependent methyltransferase translates to MYRRKPNPYVKLINGDKIIDVGCGSGQNCDQFKGRLVICLDLSLNQLNQARKKGCQNLVQADMEYLPFRDSSVDSLAYIASLHHLRDPSQALGEAQRVLKDKGEILVTVWLVQLKFFFLRRYIIKRSLINGKEVRRFYRLYYPWELKRIMESKGFVTKIYKLYRVNSLLPNNSLYYGIKSTA, encoded by the coding sequence GTGTATAGAAGAAAGCCTAATCCTTATGTCAAATTGATAAATGGAGATAAGATTATTGATGTAGGTTGTGGATCTGGTCAAAATTGTGACCAATTTAAGGGAAGACTAGTTATTTGCTTAGATCTTTCACTAAATCAATTAAATCAAGCTCGTAAAAAAGGATGTCAAAATTTAGTACAAGCAGATATGGAATATTTACCATTTAGAGATTCATCAGTTGATTCTCTAGCCTATATAGCGTCTCTTCATCATTTGAGAGATCCATCTCAAGCTTTAGGGGAAGCTCAAAGGGTGCTAAAAGATAAAGGTGAAATACTGGTTACTGTATGGTTAGTACAACTAAAGTTTTTCTTCTTAAGAAGATATATAATCAAGAGAAGTCTCATAAACGGCAAAGAGGTTAGACGTTTCTATAGACTTTATTACCCTTGGGAATTAAAGCGAATAATGGAAAGCAAGGGTTTCGTTACAAAAATCTATAAGTTATATAGAGTAAATAGTTTATTGCCAAATAATTCCCTTTATTACGGTATCAAATCAACTGCTTAG
- a CDS encoding tRNA uridine(34) 5-carboxymethylaminomethyl modification radical SAM/GNAT enzyme Elp3, with translation MQVIRKPTRMLSGVTIVSIMTHPHSCPHGKCVFCPGGVDVDTPQSYYGREPTLMRAIENDYDPFHQVQSRLRQYVENGHTPSKVELIIMGGTFLSLPIDYQDWFVTYALEAMNRFPSYDKPSFVYLEDAQVKNEKAEVRCVGMTIETKPDWAKEWHADQMLRLGATKVELGVQTVYDDILKFTNRGHTVKDSIESTRILKDSGFKVVYHVMLGLPKSDPDKDLEAFKTIFSDPNFRPDMLKIYPTLVVETAPLANLWRRGLYKPYGTETLIELISEMYRYIPKWVRVMRIQRDIPANVILDGNKKGNLRELVEKKVLEKGIKINEIRFREVGMMWQHRGLLPDHTKIHLYKEVYEASEGTEIFLSFEDEKEILIGYLRLRITSNKAHRKEIDGKTAIVRELHVYGIEVPIGSWDELGFQHRGYGSKLLSEAEKIAREEFDMRKISVLSGIGAREYYAKRGYVKEGPYMSKQLI, from the coding sequence ATGCAAGTAATAAGGAAACCAACTAGAATGCTTTCTGGCGTTACGATAGTATCGATAATGACTCACCCGCATTCTTGTCCGCATGGAAAGTGTGTATTCTGTCCCGGAGGAGTAGATGTGGATACCCCCCAAAGCTACTATGGTAGAGAACCCACTTTAATGAGGGCAATAGAAAACGATTATGATCCATTCCATCAAGTACAGTCAAGATTAAGACAATATGTTGAGAATGGACATACTCCAAGTAAAGTAGAGTTAATAATAATGGGTGGTACTTTCCTATCATTACCCATAGATTATCAAGATTGGTTTGTGACCTATGCCTTAGAGGCTATGAATAGATTTCCTAGTTATGATAAACCTTCTTTTGTATATTTAGAAGATGCACAAGTGAAAAACGAAAAGGCAGAAGTACGTTGTGTAGGAATGACGATTGAAACGAAACCGGATTGGGCTAAGGAGTGGCACGCAGATCAAATGCTAAGATTAGGTGCAACCAAAGTTGAATTAGGAGTGCAAACTGTATACGATGACATTTTAAAGTTCACCAATAGGGGTCATACCGTAAAAGATTCCATAGAATCTACTAGAATACTGAAGGATTCAGGGTTCAAAGTGGTCTATCATGTAATGCTTGGTCTTCCTAAATCAGATCCTGATAAGGATCTGGAGGCATTTAAGACAATATTTTCTGATCCTAATTTTAGGCCGGATATGTTGAAAATATATCCTACCTTAGTAGTTGAAACTGCGCCGTTAGCGAATTTATGGAGAAGGGGATTATATAAGCCTTATGGTACGGAGACTTTAATTGAATTAATATCTGAAATGTATAGATATATTCCTAAATGGGTTAGAGTGATGAGAATACAAAGAGATATTCCTGCTAATGTAATCTTAGATGGTAACAAAAAGGGAAACTTAAGAGAATTGGTAGAGAAAAAGGTCTTGGAGAAAGGAATTAAGATTAATGAAATTAGATTTAGGGAAGTTGGGATGATGTGGCAACATAGGGGATTATTACCAGATCATACTAAAATTCATCTTTACAAGGAAGTTTATGAAGCAAGTGAAGGTACTGAAATTTTCCTATCTTTTGAGGATGAAAAAGAGATTTTAATAGGTTATTTACGATTAAGAATAACATCAAATAAGGCTCATAGAAAAGAGATAGATGGAAAGACGGCCATAGTAAGAGAACTTCACGTATACGGGATAGAAGTACCTATAGGAAGCTGGGATGAATTGGGTTTCCAACATAGGGGGTATGGAAGTAAGTTATTAAGCGAAGCTGAAAAGATTGCGAGAGAGGAATTCGATATGCGGAAAATTTCTGTTTTATCTGGAATAGGTGCTCGAGAATACTATGCTAAAAGAGGCTATGTAAAAGAAGGTCCTTATATGTCTAAGCAGTTGATTTGA
- a CDS encoding HAD family hydrolase, which translates to MRKAVIFDLDGTLANTDEVHKLAWEIALRKLGYDVKVDIRYLLGRKTIDIAKILIGESHAEKLASVKTEIYNELVKTLAKPKPCVMELINRLRDVEIPIAVVTSSMRNSAVQVLKVINVEPDVLITGDDVKLGKPNPMPVIEAIKRLNVDPNESVGVGDTIYDVMAYYSAGIREIIVVRSSVPLNVEEARKYDAKILDSLCEISDWFELF; encoded by the coding sequence ATGAGAAAAGCAGTAATATTTGACCTAGATGGCACTTTAGCGAATACGGATGAAGTTCACAAATTAGCTTGGGAAATTGCTTTACGAAAACTGGGATATGACGTTAAAGTGGATATTAGATATTTGCTTGGTAGGAAAACGATAGACATAGCAAAGATTTTGATTGGGGAGAGTCATGCGGAAAAATTGGCTTCTGTAAAAACCGAAATTTATAACGAATTAGTGAAAACTTTGGCAAAACCTAAACCTTGCGTAATGGAGCTAATAAATCGTTTGAGAGATGTGGAAATACCTATTGCAGTGGTAACCTCGTCGATGCGTAACTCTGCTGTTCAAGTTTTAAAGGTAATTAATGTAGAACCAGATGTCCTAATTACAGGGGATGATGTTAAACTAGGAAAGCCTAATCCTATGCCGGTAATAGAGGCAATTAAAAGATTAAATGTAGATCCTAATGAAAGCGTAGGAGTAGGAGATACAATCTATGATGTAATGGCATACTATTCAGCTGGAATAAGGGAGATTATAGTGGTAAGGAGTAGTGTTCCTCTAAATGTAGAAGAGGCAAGAAAGTACGATGCAAAGATATTGGATTCATTATGTGAAATATCGGATTGGTTTGAATTATTTTAA
- a CDS encoding twin-arginine translocase TatA/TatE family subunit, whose product MLTNPYDWIIILVVIAVLFFGASKIPELFRSMGRAVGEFKKGRVEAEMELQQMQAQNLQQPLVQQQQPNVQDLEKQIAELQKQLEELKKSKQNQ is encoded by the coding sequence ATGTTAACAAACCCTTACGATTGGATCATAATACTAGTAGTAATTGCTGTACTATTCTTTGGAGCATCCAAAATACCAGAACTATTTAGATCGATGGGGAGAGCTGTTGGAGAGTTCAAGAAGGGTAGAGTAGAGGCCGAAATGGAGTTGCAGCAAATGCAAGCACAAAACCTTCAACAACCGTTAGTTCAACAACAGCAACCTAATGTTCAAGACCTAGAGAAACAAATAGCCGAATTACAGAAACAGTTAGAGGAGTTAAAGAAATCTAAGCAGAATCAATAA